One Nicotiana tomentosiformis chromosome 1, ASM39032v3, whole genome shotgun sequence genomic window, TTTTTTAAACATTTCATAAAACAGAAAACATGCACAACTGCTATAATACAATGAGCATGCCGTATGTGAATAGTATAAATTATATCAGAAATAAATACATGTTGTACCAGGCAAAATACATGATATAATGACTTAAAGAAAAACTTATAGTCATGCGTGTAGATATTGCCTCATTCAAAGTAAGCATCTCCTGGTATTTTTTTCCAAGCGTTGTGTACGTGTGTGAAGCTTCTTTCCGATTGCTGCAATTCCAACGTCCAAACATCTTCTTAACTTCTTCGAGGAAGTCGTATATTGGCAATTTTCTTGCTGACACAAGTGCGGCATTGATTGACTCAATAATATTTGACGTCATGGTCCATCCCCTGTTAACAGGTGCATACAACCTAGCCCACTTTTCGTATCCACCTAATTCCAAGTATTCTTTCACCCTAATATCTACCTTCTCCACCTTCTCCATTAGACTATCAAATTCAGCCTGTGTGTATGCTTTTGCCATCGAGAAGTATATCTCGCTCAACTTTGAATGACTCTTTTTGAATTTCTTATATACGTTGTTCCATAGATGCCATATACAAGTAAAATGTGGTACCGTTGGATACACTCTCGATACAGATTTGATGATACTCTCATTCCTATCTGAAACGATGCACATGTTTTCCCTCTCACCATATGCTTCCTTGAATTGCTCAAAGAACCACGACCAAGCAGCATCTTTCTCTGAATCAACAACACCATATGCTAGTGGCATTATATGACCTGTAAATACAATTGCATACATATTAAAAAAATGTATTTCAATCTTTATTAGGcagtaaaattaataaattttattataatccttatatatatatatatatatatatattgtttttaACATACTCACCTACACCATCCAACGTGCCGGCCGAGACGAATGTCCCGGTGTATGCCGATTTTAGGTTGCTGCTATCCACAACTACAATGGGTCTACAATGATCGCACCCCTTTATAAAGGCATACAAAGATATATACACATACATGAACCCAGTTTTTGGCGATTTTACCATTCTAATGTGCGAACCAGGATATGTCATATCCATTGTATATAAGTACCCTGGTAATTTATTGTATGAATCAGCCGGTTCACCTCTCAAAAAATTCATTGCCTTTTCTTTAGCCCGCCACGCCAACATGTAACTAACATCTACACCAAAATCTGATTTCACATCATTAATTATATCCTTTGGTGTGTATTTCCTCTTATGATTAGTAAGCTTGGACCTAATCATACCACCGATAAGACTACTACTTGCTTGACGTTGCTCATACACCTTATCCTTCAACAGACATGTATGCTTATTATTGAACTCTCTCACTTTGATCATTTGTGATTTGTTAATGCTAGAAGCCTTAAATCTCCATTCACAATCCCCTGACATACATAATAATGTATAGCTGCAAATATATTTTCGTAATATATACGATCAGTATAAATGATTAAAGAATACACTCATATACACGTGAATACATtgttacacacacacacacacacacacacacacacacacacacacatatatatatatatatatatatatatatatatatatatatatatatatatatatatatatacacacacacacattattaCAAAATACACATATATACATGTGAATACgagtataattatatatatacatctaaAAACAAACAATGAAATTCACTGTAATAACTATTTATCAGTAAAATACAGATGAATACATGTATTTGAAATACATAACACATTCATAAGTACAACAATGAAAGTCATGTAAATACATCCAAATATAtctaaatacatctaaatacattAAAAATTCTGCAATGAATACATCatacaaaaaattcaaaatacaTAACCATACATTTGAATATAACATGATGTTCAACAAGTTGTAAGTAAGAACACTCAAACTTGATAGCATTAGACCTATCAACCCGGAATTAAAACCTTTCAGCTATTGTATAATGCTCCATCACCTCTTTCAATGTAGCCTTATTCTTATATACTTGTCCAGCCATAACCTCTCTTTGATTAGTTTTTGAAATAATCAAATCCGTGTCCAGTTCGAATACCTCAATTGGTTCACCTGAATTGACAGACTCAAGAGCAAGTGTATCATTTGTATCAAAATTACACCTTTGATTTGCTTCGTCTATTTGCACAAGGTCGCCTTGAATTAAACTACCTCCAGCTACAACTTCTTTGTTCATTGTTGTTATACACAAAGGATACATCCCGAATTCTCTGTTCTCTTTTTTCAATTCTACATACATCATGTAACCCATGTCGTTGTGTATTTCCATTGGCGTGCAATTTCCTTCTACTTTGTATTCAATTTTAATTGACTTGAGCTAAAATCTATGTCGAGTTGCTTCAAAATTGAAGTAACCAAATCATTGTACGACGCATACTCCTTTATCAATATCCCCTCATGTAACGACCGGTCAgttatttcgagagttatagccctgttttcccaATTTCTGCTTCTTTGTGTGTTATTTAGCTGCATTGTGTTGTAtcaggttggttggttcgggtccggagtggtttcggaatggaatgagatacttagtctcttatttagaaccttaagttggaaaagtcaatcggatattgacttatatgtaaacgatctcggatttgaattctgatgattccattagcttcgttagatgattttggacttaggagtgcatccggaatgtgatttggaggtccgtagtagaattaggtttgaattggcgaaagttggaaatttggcgattttggtcggcggtgaaaaatttgatatcggggtcggaatggaattccgaaagttggagtaggttcgtagtgttattTATGATGTGtttgcaaaatatgaggtcattcggGCATGGTTTGGtcagtttcggcatcggttgtcaaaattggaagttttagaagttcttaggcttgaatctgagggtaatttgatattgttttgagtgattcgagggttcaactaagtttttatgttgatttatgacttgttggtatttttggttgagatcccgagggcctcgggttgatttcgggtgattaacggaacaagtttggatattggaggattgttgaagttggaactcagctgtcataatcgcacctgcggatgtcgcatcgcaggtgcgagtcccGCAGAAGTGAGCGGGATGTCATAGATGCGAGGTTGGAGGAGCTGGGAAGAAGGCACATGTGCGATGAAGTTCCCGTACCTGTGAGGCCGCAGAAGCGCACAAGAGGTCGCAAGTGCGGAAAGTGTCAAGGCAAGCTGGGTCCGAAAGTGCGAGGTATTTTctgcacctgcgtggtcgcagatgcggaaacggAGCGCAGGTACGGAGTCTGGGCATTTAATTGACTTGCACATGTGCGGTTGTTTGGACTGCAAGTGCGGTGGTGCAGAAGCGTGAAATTTTTCGCAGGTgtgaaaagcctgggcagaaacaataaatagaacccttcgcgaatttggttcatttccaccattttcaagtcgggttttggagcatttggagtgaattttgaagggtgattcaagggctatcagtgaggtaagttgcttgagccctaatactcgtatatatggtgatttcccgttgattaatcatgtaattagtgaaaatgaggggttagggcttgagatttttggagaataatttaaggatttgaaggaccaaacgatgtcggattttgatgaatttggtatggttagactcgtgagtgaatgagctttctagttttgtaaactttgtcggatttcgagatgtgggcccgggggcgggtttaagccaatttcgggttttgagtctaatttggtatttttcttgtggaattcattcctttagcataaattgatggtattgtactgattgtgaatagattcggagcatttggagaccgaatCGAGGGGCAAAAGCATTCCGAAGTAGGAGTTCTacgctgttgaggtaagtaacagttttaaatctggttttgagggtatgaaacctggagtttggtataatgtgaccgtttggaggtggcacccatgctaggtgacgggcgtgtggctgTACACCAtgggggattgagacttggtccgtcccgggagactgtgaagtctaatagcctttattggtgtttatatgcattcctgttttactagaacttgactgcctttcatgttagaaatcatgcttaggctatattcctgctcatggcagttatactcagtcatagtgtttcctgtacatgtttacctcagtctctgttattttttttccatgatgatatactgtaacactttgatttgggctgctttccctttctttattgagagctatgagactagagaggttcatgaccgAGTAAGGCCGAAGGCCTGGTTGTGAAGTATtgttctatggcacgtgagttgtctatgcagcacgtgagttgtccgtatggatccttatgtttatactatggcacgtgagttgtccgtgcggatccttatgtttatactatggcatgtgagttgtccgtgcggatccagatatgatattatagcacgtgagttgtccgtgcagcacgtgagttgtccgtgcttatagcgcttgggctgtaggagcccctcatgagtctgaacacccccagtgagcacaggtacctattaAGAGTGTGTAttaagggctgagagccgagagtgtgaggttgagatgggttgagtgactgctgccttgagaggatgtacatgctttatttattgtttcacttggttgttatccgttgttgttgtgaaatttctggaagattcatatctgttttacctGAGCGTGAACTATTTTGACTTATACCACAAGATTTGAAAGCACGTTCACTCTTTgctgaaaacttttaaaatgaactgtactgtatagctcgtcactgcttctcaagttccttatttatttctgttacttgctgagttggttgtactcatgctacaccctgtacttcatgtgcagatccaggtgtgtttgattacggaggtcgttgagtccaggaggatcgagtaccggagactacgaggtagctgccagtgtccgcagggccttgtctctccttctatatatttctttctgtcttgtattgatacttagacactgtgtcacgacccgaaatttcctaccgacgggaccgtgatggcacctaacatttcacttgctaggcaagccaacgttagagaatcatttaccaatttcttaattccattcagtaattaacatttaattaactacaatgaaatataacaagtgcggaatatcataaatttgtattaactactaccacccagatctggagtcgcaattcacgagcattctagaatgtacaacaagtaatggtctgaaagaaatacaactatctgaataaaagaaaacagtaagacataaaggatagacagggacttcaaggtctatgaacgccgacatctaccttgagtctccggacagcggaccagtagcaaatctcgatcaacctgagccggtatcaaaatctgcacagaaagtgcagagtgcagcatcagtacaactgaccctatgtactggtaagtatcgagcctaacctcggcgtagtagtgatgaggctaggacaagacgcccacatataacctgaacagtataatcatcctagtggcaacaacaataaataagaaataacgcagaaataatgggaggggaacatacagtggggaaatacaacataaggagtgagaataatgaaaagacataattaaaccggaaatccttaaacgaattgagcaattaagacaacaaggaaaactgcacggcatcacccttcgtgcttttgctctcaacctcaccaaataacaagactgcacgacatcacccttcgtgcttttactctcttcctcacaatataaataaattatgcacggcatcaccctttgtgctttacactcttcctcacactataaataaattatgcacagcatcacccttcgtgctttacagtcttcctcacaatataaataaattatgcacggcatcacctttcatgctttacactcttcctcacaattcaaaaaatcaataacaatggatagaGAGGAGTTTCACAagaaaatcaatatttcataaatgattactttcacaatttaacatctcaacctcgaatcaatattcacaattttatcgaccttggtggaaccggatacaagtttcccaacatttcaacaacaacaataagcatggataacaagatttaagactacaaatttgcattAATAGAATTTCAATCGCgtactatgactcgaccacaacgtatagatgctcgtcacctcaactatacgtcgtattcaacaacaaaagacGTAgtaaatactcacacaatacctattccctcatgccgaagttagacacaacacttacctcgctccgaaggccacttaattctcaatca contains:
- the LOC104092383 gene encoding uncharacterized protein, producing MGYMMYVELKKENREFGMYPLCITTMNKEVVAGGSLIQGDLVQIDEANQRCNFDTNDTLALESVNSGEPIEVFELDTDLIISKTNQREVMAGQVYKNKATLKEVMEHYTIAESYTLLCMSGDCEWRFKASSINKSQMIKVREFNNKHTCLLKDKVYEQRQASSSLIGGMIRSKLTNHKRKYTPKDIINDVKSDFGVDVSYMLAWRAKEKAMNFLRGEPADSYNKLPGYLYTMDMTYPGSHIRMVKSPKTGFMYVYISLYAFIKGCDHCRPIVVVDSSNLKSAYTGTFVSAGTLDGVGHIMPLAYGVVDSEKDAAWSWFFEQFKEAYGERENMCIVSDRNESIIKSVSRVYPTVPHFTCIWHLWNNVYKKFKKSHSKLSEIYFSMAKAYTQAEFDSLMEKVEKVDIRVKEYLELGGYEKWARLYAPVNRGWTMTSNIIESINAALVSARKLPIYDFLEEVKKMFGRWNCSNRKEASHTYTTLGKKYQEMLTLNEVEPSTEYLHMVNDEERHYTVCLLERKCSCGRFQVDELPCPHAWAVLKSKFLMPEDYCSDYYKPKSVVMTYEVPAYLLLDRNEWNIPAHISEEVVLPPKWKRPPGRPKKKHDKPFRELLQKKNQHSCSICGQGGHNKRTCRNAPRRT